In bacterium, the following are encoded in one genomic region:
- a CDS encoding AAA family ATPase translates to APWQLIPLGSRHQGERRLAVEGVLALGWPGPRGLVEEGRDEAQNRLRVEAEICANWGGELWGAVPHEGGLATLYVFAEPSAAAGAGYAVLAEFSDRSGGLAAGPLSDYYLRGAHSSVVVPAGEPLLRAVRSAVLAPAGTLVCPPEDAPAAEPDFEEEREIAVADRRLCVLVPSHAREEAGQPLLGLEKILAHADSWLEELRQGRPVVGVITGEPGSGKSRLASELCDLFAELGDAHLFRAQPWWSYDPYGLWRRMLLAVWGPVSSSAAAEAQRRALGEAAPRLAEFIALFTGGKLSEPLWGLSPGEKGEMAGELLLAAIMARGGRPLTVVVDDAECLDPGSVSLIRSLTGAGPPLAVILCGDKAPKGLTAPAVAIEPLPPAEAEGLFKTLSGRDAVALGPVSPRELLPGRLTYLALLAARDRLTPIHARLPLDRLAAELFALEGDPEALETVSVLGPRFSAGDLAAVTDDVSPLRARLAECSLVTREGGEYAFAGQAAWRAAYVAVDPGRRRELHFNAARFYQRQHGGVVAQAVNHFMNCGDPAERITALELAGQLAAEVGSFDAAIAYYADAVEAAPDRRAVRRLRTGLAGILASEHRFADAGAILVELYDQAEEGEEAERAELALQNAAIHCARGEPDEVELWIGRSAACDPEGRWDARRELLLGETALRINKREEALAHLERAGVGEDREGARARSLLGKTLLELGRPDEAYAHLAQVLEWAEATGHLSLAAEAQQGLAEIYQNRREPTKALEALEAALARERSLLQAGQVAETQARLGELYLEHGRGPEAEKSLSEAERTFGRLGNEPRRAAVRQERALVLTNLGRLAEAREITEELLRVRQGKRDRFGTVRLSYELGLLADYLGDWTAAARHHDAALLGAKELGDAELSKKARLAYADTLLGRGKTAEGLEALREAGDEVETEHRTAELYRSLGLFSEAAALHSKALARGDVADPRLRLALSLDLLVSGDISAGRKAVEGVEWPKRPDHELTLNRLWARALHETGLGRKAAEACRDYRERAEASGDLRHRLRAAGLTADVDSRNGDTERARATLDEALAYPEVPAITWRLRLQAGLLAGRVENADAKREYFKQALGALERLAAGLPDPRLKSRLLAGDAAKTLRRG, encoded by the coding sequence GCGCCCTGGCAGCTCATCCCCCTCGGCTCGCGCCACCAGGGCGAGCGGCGGCTGGCGGTGGAGGGAGTCCTGGCCCTCGGCTGGCCCGGCCCCCGGGGACTGGTGGAGGAGGGCCGCGACGAGGCCCAGAACCGGCTTCGCGTCGAGGCGGAAATCTGCGCCAACTGGGGCGGCGAGCTCTGGGGCGCCGTGCCCCACGAGGGCGGGCTGGCCACGCTCTACGTCTTCGCCGAACCCTCAGCTGCGGCGGGGGCGGGATACGCCGTCCTCGCGGAGTTCAGCGACCGCTCCGGCGGTCTGGCCGCCGGCCCCTTGAGCGACTATTACCTCCGCGGGGCACACTCCTCGGTGGTCGTCCCGGCCGGAGAGCCGCTCCTGCGGGCGGTCCGCTCGGCCGTCCTGGCGCCCGCGGGCACACTGGTCTGCCCCCCCGAGGACGCCCCAGCGGCGGAGCCGGATTTCGAAGAGGAGCGCGAGATCGCCGTCGCCGACCGGAGGCTCTGCGTCCTGGTCCCCTCCCATGCCCGGGAGGAGGCGGGGCAGCCGCTGTTGGGCCTGGAGAAAATCCTGGCCCACGCCGATTCCTGGCTGGAGGAGCTCCGCCAAGGCCGCCCGGTGGTCGGGGTTATCACCGGCGAGCCGGGCAGCGGGAAGAGCCGCCTGGCGTCGGAACTCTGCGACTTGTTCGCCGAGCTGGGCGACGCCCACCTATTCCGCGCCCAGCCCTGGTGGAGCTACGACCCCTACGGCCTGTGGCGGCGGATGCTCCTGGCGGTCTGGGGGCCCGTCTCCAGCTCCGCGGCGGCCGAGGCGCAGCGGCGCGCTCTGGGCGAGGCGGCCCCCCGCCTGGCCGAGTTCATCGCCCTCTTCACCGGCGGGAAGCTCTCCGAGCCGCTGTGGGGCCTCTCCCCCGGCGAGAAGGGGGAGATGGCCGGCGAGCTTCTGCTGGCCGCCATCATGGCCCGGGGCGGGCGACCGCTCACCGTGGTCGTGGACGACGCCGAGTGCCTCGACCCCGGTTCTGTTTCTTTGATCCGCTCCCTTACCGGAGCGGGACCGCCGCTGGCCGTCATCCTCTGCGGCGACAAAGCCCCCAAGGGATTGACGGCGCCCGCCGTCGCCATCGAGCCGCTGCCGCCCGCCGAGGCCGAGGGGCTCTTCAAGACCCTCTCCGGTCGGGACGCCGTGGCGCTGGGCCCCGTCTCGCCGCGGGAGCTCCTGCCGGGGCGCCTGACCTACCTGGCGCTTCTGGCGGCGCGCGACCGGCTGACGCCCATCCACGCCCGCCTGCCCCTGGACCGGCTGGCCGCGGAGCTCTTCGCCCTGGAGGGGGATCCCGAGGCGCTGGAAACGGTGTCGGTCCTCGGGCCCCGCTTTTCGGCCGGCGACCTGGCCGCGGTCACCGACGACGTCTCCCCGCTGCGGGCCCGGCTGGCCGAGTGCTCCCTGGTGACCCGGGAGGGCGGGGAGTACGCCTTCGCCGGTCAGGCCGCCTGGCGGGCCGCCTACGTCGCGGTGGACCCAGGGCGCCGCCGCGAGCTGCACTTCAACGCCGCCCGCTTCTACCAGCGCCAGCACGGCGGGGTGGTGGCCCAGGCGGTGAACCACTTCATGAACTGCGGCGACCCGGCGGAGCGGATAACCGCCCTGGAGCTGGCCGGGCAACTGGCCGCCGAGGTGGGCTCCTTCGACGCGGCCATCGCCTACTACGCGGACGCGGTGGAGGCCGCCCCGGACCGCCGGGCCGTCCGGAGACTCCGCACCGGGCTGGCGGGGATTCTCGCCTCGGAGCACCGCTTCGCCGACGCCGGCGCCATCCTGGTGGAGCTTTACGACCAGGCGGAGGAGGGGGAGGAGGCCGAGCGGGCCGAGCTGGCCCTCCAAAACGCCGCCATCCACTGCGCCAGGGGAGAACCGGACGAGGTCGAGCTCTGGATCGGCCGGTCGGCGGCCTGCGACCCCGAGGGCCGCTGGGACGCGCGGCGCGAGCTGCTACTGGGCGAGACGGCGCTGCGGATAAACAAGCGGGAGGAGGCGCTCGCCCACCTGGAGCGGGCGGGGGTGGGGGAAGACCGCGAAGGCGCGCGGGCCCGGTCGCTTTTGGGAAAAACGCTCCTGGAGCTGGGTCGCCCCGACGAGGCCTACGCACACCTGGCCCAAGTCCTGGAGTGGGCGGAGGCGACCGGCCACCTCTCCCTGGCCGCCGAGGCGCAGCAGGGGCTGGCCGAAATCTACCAGAACCGCCGCGAGCCGACCAAAGCCCTCGAGGCGCTGGAGGCCGCCCTGGCCCGGGAGCGCTCCCTGTTGCAGGCCGGGCAGGTGGCCGAGACCCAGGCCCGCCTGGGCGAGCTCTACCTGGAGCACGGCCGCGGCCCCGAGGCGGAGAAATCCCTCTCCGAAGCGGAGCGCACCTTCGGGCGCCTGGGCAACGAGCCCCGTCGGGCGGCGGTCCGGCAGGAGCGGGCGCTGGTCCTGACGAATCTGGGGCGGCTCGCCGAGGCCCGTGAAATTACCGAGGAACTCCTGCGCGTCCGCCAGGGGAAGCGGGACCGCTTCGGCACGGTCCGGCTGTCCTACGAGCTCGGGCTGCTGGCCGATTACCTTGGAGACTGGACCGCCGCCGCCCGCCACCACGACGCGGCCCTGTTGGGAGCCAAGGAGCTGGGCGACGCCGAGCTCTCCAAAAAGGCCCGCCTGGCCTACGCCGACACACTCCTCGGCCGAGGGAAAACGGCGGAGGGGCTCGAGGCGCTCCGCGAGGCGGGGGATGAGGTGGAGACGGAGCACCGGACGGCGGAGCTCTACCGCTCGTTGGGCCTGTTCTCCGAGGCGGCCGCCCTTCACTCCAAGGCGCTGGCGAGGGGCGACGTGGCGGACCCGCGGCTCCGGCTGGCCCTGTCCCTGGACCTTCTGGTCTCGGGGGACATTTCCGCCGGACGGAAGGCCGTGGAGGGCGTCGAGTGGCCGAAGCGGCCCGACCACGAGCTCACCCTGAACCGCCTCTGGGCCAGGGCGCTCCACGAAACGGGGCTGGGGCGCAAGGCGGCCGAGGCCTGCCGCGATTACCGGGAGAGGGCGGAGGCCTCCGGCGACCTGCGCCACCGGCTCCGGGCGGCCGGGCTGACGGCCGACGTGGACTCCCGGAACGGCGACACGGAGCGGGCGCGGGCGACACTCGACGAGGCCCTGGCTTATCCCGAGGTGCCGGCTATCACCTGGCGGCTCCGCCTCCAGGCCGGGCTCCTGGCGGGCCGGGTAGAAAACGCCGACGCCAAACGGGAGTATTTCAAGCAGGCCCTCGGCGCCCTCGAACGGCTGGCGGCCGGACTCCCCGACCCGCGACTTAAAAGCCGTCTCCTGGCGGGCGACGCCGCCAAAACCCTCCGACGGGGGTAG